The following coding sequences are from one Eleginops maclovinus isolate JMC-PN-2008 ecotype Puerto Natales chromosome 11, JC_Emac_rtc_rv5, whole genome shotgun sequence window:
- the LOC134872791 gene encoding uncharacterized protein LOC134872791, translating to MVDNCCAPGCTNRRGKKKGVSYYRIPKDAERREKWIGAIKRARSLQKKTERWDPPAVGFRLCSDHFISGRKSDNPLSPDFIPSIFDYLPSPEKRRHKTRLEVFNRRQKAKLHKVEQAKISAEAIRQRTSTDAAPEDHITEPLKEPPITDPLEDSADDPVQPEPVTPPCTSETCCTRIQSLEQECQALRAENVLLREKINRKTLTEISLNNNDKKVNVLTGLATYACLMTIFQYLAPFLKVKSSITCFQQYMLTLMKLRMNLTFDFLGFYFGIDPTTVSRHFKNCVNLMYCRLVPSLVVWPERESLRTSLPYVFRNGDYEKTVCIIDCFEIFLEKPSRLRPSAQCYSRYKSHHTMKYLIAICPQGSICFISTGWGGRTSDKFITEHSTFLPNILPGDVVLADRGFLVKESVERCQAELKIPAFTRGKTQLDPADIENTRSLASLRIHIERVIGVLRQKYTILQSTVPITFTDIEKENDVTYLDKIVSVCCGLTNVPDSVVPFE from the exons atggtggataactgctgtgcaccaggttgcacaaataggcgtgggaaaaagaaaggtgtatcgtattatcgcattcctaaagacgcggagaggagggagaagtggattggagcgattaaaagagccaggagccttcagaaaaagactgaaagatgggaccccccggccgttggctttcgcttatgcagtgatcacttcatatcag ggagaaagagtgataatccgttgagtccggattttatcccctcaattttcgattaccttccatctccagagaagaggagacataaaacgagactggaggtttttaacagaaggcagaaggctaaactgcacaaagtagagcaggcaaagatatctgcagaagccatccgtcaaag gacatcaactgatgcagccccagaagaccatatcacagagcctttgaaggagccccccatcacagatccgttggaagactcagccgatgatcctgtccagcctgaaccagtaacaccaccatgcacctctgaaacctgctgtacccgcatccagagtcttgagcaagaatgccaagctctaagggctgaaaatgtgttgttaagggaaaagattaataggaagaccctgacagagattagtttaaataacaatgataaaaaggtgAATGTCCTCACTGGGCTGGCAACCTATGCATGTCTCATGaccatttttcaatatctggctccatttctcaaagttaaatcatcaataacatgttttcaacaatacatgttgactttgatgaagcttcgaatgaacttaacatttgactttttgggtttttattttggcatcgaCCCAACTACTGTCTCCAGGCACttcaaaaactgtgttaattTGATGTATTGTAGACTGGTGCCAAGCCTAGTGGTGTGGCCTGAAAGAGAATCTTTAAGAACATCTCTTCCATATGTATTTAGAAATGGTGACTACGAGAAGACTGTTTGTATCAttgattgctttgaaatatttctagaGAAACCAAGTAGATTGCGACCCAGTGCGCAGTGTTACTCAAGATAcaaatcacatcacaccatgaaatatttaattgccaTTTGCCCTCAAGgttcaatttgtttcatttctactgGATGGGGAGGTCGCACCAGTGATAAGTTCATTACAGAACACAGTACTTTTTTACCTAATATTCTCCCAGGGGATGTTGTTTTGGCAGACAGGGGGTTTCTGGTGAAAGAGTCTGTTGAAAGGTGTCAGGCTGAATTAAAAATTCCAGCATTTACTCgtggaaaaacacagttagATCCTGCTGACATAGAGAATACAAGATCTCTAGCCTCTTTAAGGATTCACATCGAAAGAGTCATAGGAGTACTTCGTCAGAAATATACTATCTTACAAAGCACTGTGCCAATAACTTTCACAgacatagagaaagaaaatgatgttaCTTATCTTGATAAAATTGTGAGTGTATGTTGTGGACTAACAAATGTACCTGATTCTGTGGTGCCCTTTGAGTGA